tggtAAGACATTTTGTGATTTACGAGCAAGCATCAATTTAATGCCTATGCCTGTCTTTAGGAAGTTGGAAATCAGAATAGCAAGACCTACTACGGTGATGTTGCAGCTAGCTGATCGATCCTATGCACATCctgaaggtaaaattgaagatgtcctggtaagagtagataagtttatttttcctgccaatttcattattttagactGTGAGGTTCACAAAGATGTGTCGATTATTCTTGGAAGATATTTTCTTGCTATGGGCAGAACTTTGATTTATGTAAAAAAAGGTGAACTAGCCATAAGGATGAATGATCAGTAGATCACTTTCAATGTATTCGATGCCTTGAAATGTGTTGATGAGAATGAAGAGTGCCATGCCATTGGTTTGATAGAAACAACAGTGTAAGAAGAGTTtgcaaaatttttccaaaacaattcTGATAGTTATATAGATTGACTTGAGCTAAATGAAATAGAGACTTTTGAAGAATTCAGCGATCTCATAGAGGCAAAACAGATTGTGGACAGACCAAGGAAAAAGTTTGAGTCCTTGGATTTATCAGCTCACACTTTCAATCCTCCTAAACCATCTATAGAGGAACCTCTCACACTAGAGTTGAAtcattttccatttcatttgAAATATGCTTACTTGGAAGACAACAGCACCTTGCCGGTAGTTATTTATACGGAGTTGACACCCGATCAAGAGGCCAAGTTGTTGGAAGTTCGTCAATGATCTATAAAGGCATTAGGGTGGATAATTACCAGCATTAAGGGAATCAGCCATCATCTatgcatgcataaaattttattagaggatttttatagtaattttattGAACAATAGAGACGGTTGAATCCCATTATGATGgaagttgttaagaaagaaatcatcaagtggcTCGATGCTGGTATTATCTACCCTATCTCTGACAGTTCTTGGGTGAGTCATGTACAATGTGTGCCAAAGAAAAGAGGTGTCGCAGTGGTCAGCAATGATAACAATGAGCTATACCAACTTGTATTGTCCCGGGATGGAGAGTGTGCATGGATTATCGCAAGCTCAATAAGGCAACTAGGAAGGACCACTATCCCTTACGGTTTATTGATcaaatgttggaaaaattagttGAGAAGGCCTTTTACTATTTCTTGGATGGATACTCAGGGTATAATTAGATTGTTATAGCTCCCAGTGACCAAGAGAAGACAACTTTCACTTGTCCATATGGTACTTTTACATTTAGACGAATGCCATTCGGGTTATGTAATGCCCCGGtaacattttagcattttatgaCGGCAATATTCTCTGCTATggtgaaaaattttcttcaagtctttatggatgatttctctgTCTTTGGCAATAACTTTGAGGGCTCTTTGAAAAATCTGGAATTGGTTCTTTGCCGTTGtgaagaaacaaatcttgtcttgaattgagaaaaaatgtcatttcatgatCAGTGAAGGCATTGCTCTGGGGCATAAAGTATCACAACAAGGGATTGAAGTTGACAAAGCAAAAATTGAGGTAATAGAAAAATTGCTGCCTCCTACTGGTGTTAAGTGTagagtttcttaggccatgcagCTTTTATAAaagattcattaaggatttctcAAAGATATCTAAACCCTTGTGTTCCTTGCTGGAGCAAAATAGACCTTTCAATATTGATGAACATTGTTTGATAGCTTTCAAGGAATTGAAGAAACAACTGGTAGCAGCACAAATTGTAATAGCTCTGGAGTAGAAATTTCCTTTCGAACTCATGTGTGACGCCATCAATTATGCTGTAAGAGCAGTGTTGGGGAAAATGAAAGTCAAGGTATTTTGTGCAATCTATTATGCCAGCAGGACCCTAACAAATTTGTAGCTTAATTACACCACCACTGAAAATGAGTTATTGGTTGTAATATTCGTGTTCGATAAATTCTGATCTTATTTAGTTGGTACCAAGGTCACAATCTACACAAACCACTCTattatcactacaccaaaacaggtttttagctgCGTTCTTTTatgcttttagcggcgcttttttgcggcgtttttgaaagcACCGCAAAAAATGCCACTGTTGTCAATGCCGCAAACGTTTGTGgtgtttttagaaataaacgctgctatagatcatgacctttagcggcgctttcccacaaacgccgctatagatcaggacctttagcggcgcttttacacaaacgccgctatagctcaagacctttagcggcgcttttcccacaaacgccgctatagatcaagacctttagcggcccTTTTacacaaatgccgctatagctcaagacctttagcggcgcttttcccacaaacgccgctatagatcatgacttttagcagtgcttctcccacaaacgctgctaaaagtGCCATTCCgctaaacatttttattaaataattttttgcaatAACAAATGGAaaggtcaaattttattttgaatgtattacttttcattaacaataaaagtaaaataaattatagtaataaatttcaacattcacctaaataaataaataaacataaacaattaaatttcctaacaataaataaataaataaatttcattatacgggaaaagaaaatatattccttttattattatataacaaaaattagtactaaaaatactattattatacATACACTTCCGTTTTCTTGCAGTGTCAAATTGATTGAACTCTACGAGTATCTACTACTGACAGTTGacaaaatttttgctacatatttaatttttcaatgtcCTCCTTATGTCCaatctaataataaaaacaacaacacCTTAATTTTCCGTAGGGGTGAAACAACAAAAGGAAACTTTACTTATCACTCCATGTTTGACCAAAGAAAAATACCTCCATGGCTTCTTGCAAATCCTTAGTAGCATTTGCCCTCTTTGAGTAACTACATGacaaatttagtataaaaattatgaaaaagcaACATTCTACTCATCAAGCTCCGGTCATATTGAAGGAAACCATcaaaaaaacaatttgaataatttgcaATAAAGTACCGCTTAACAAGCTCTTGTTTTTTCAAATCTGGAGGCTGCCTATCAAAATCATAGCTGAAAGAAAATACCACAAGCATTAGCAAATAAAAGGCCTTTGGGATGTGGTACCGTGTAGGCAGCATAAGGCAGAAAATATCTGTGTTAGGAAAAATACTACAACCATGAAGTATGAAGGTCATCGAATAAAATACAGATTgttataaatgtttaaattgttGTACGAATGactaaatttttctattttctcctTGAGTTGGCTCATCAATAATGAAAACAAGACTCTCTATCAGTAAGGGAAGAAACACCGAAATCGGGTCAATAGGTTAGGATTCTAATTTCCTCTGACACACATAAGCAGTCAACTATGCATCAGTTTTTTCACTAATTCAAAACCAGAAAGATTTTCTGCCTTCCTCTGGCCATAGCCGTTGCCTCTTTTGCTCATCTACAATGGTCAATATTTTCTAACATATAacatcttaaaaaaaaataagaacagagcaaagaattttattttcacaaaaaagaTAACTAATTGTTAGCTTGGTTACACTAGATGAAGTTCAAATCACTAAAACTAAAACCACTCCTAATAGCTCACAATAGCAATCttataaagataaaatgaaGACAGAAAACAAATATATCACTCAAAATATAACCCAAAGTTAAAATCCTGAAACAGAATGATCCCAAGATTGATACATTTTTCTAGAGGAATAGATGAGGTATTAATAAGGTTAAAACAACCTAAAAATACAAGAGATTATATGAGATAACTCATAAAATCGATGCCCTTAAACCACATATCACAAGAAAAGCATAAATTTCACAAAACATGGAGAAAGTTGCAAACAACAAACAAAGAGAACCCATTTGATTAAATAACtacacaaatataaataaaaggaaataccTTGCATCTGAGCTGAAGAGGAATCCAAAAGAAGAAGCAGGGAGAATAAAAGAAGTGAAAAGAGAAACCTTTTCTCCATCTCCATGGTGAAGGAAACAAATGGTAAAATGAGATaccatgaaaaagaaaagaaatggtgGCAAAAAGAAAGCAACAATAGCTAAGAAAAAAGAGAGCTCTTTGTGactgtatatatattaaaatacaaaacccagaaaagaaaaaataataaaaatgaaaatctgGTTTTGATGCTCTTTAGAAAtagtaaatttcaaaattcagaacTACCCATATTATGCAATTATACTTTAAAGTCAGCTTGATTAAGGATAAAAGATCCATTCCACCAttagttttataatatacatCTTGTTATCATCAACTAATCTTCCTTTGTTTTTACTAAAAGAatcatttctaatttttgtatttcataAGAATTGCTCTAACCAGTCAAAGAAATCCCTACATATCAACTCATTAACatgattctaattatttttgtactgGGAGGGGCATTTTCTGATTTATATAGTagagtttttagattttataaatagGGTTAAAATAACGAATATGAAGTAAATTGTGAAACTTTAAAAACCGAGGAGTCATAAAGCAAACTATATGGGGGATTTTaaattcacttaacaaaattaagaaaaataagtcTGGTTGAAAGTAATGGAGCCAGGAGAGAAGAGAAAAACCTGTTCAGCAATGCTAGCTGCCTCAGCATAAGCATCTTGGATGTTCTCAGCAAGCCTATGAACAAATATATTAGATATGCCTCCAGCAGCAACAATGAATGGACCAGTAGCTAGTGTTATGAGAACAATCtcccaacagttgataaaccaataatatgatcaaattataaatcaatataaaggaaaataatgCTTTGGCCCCctcaaaaaatggaaaaaaagtaTACTTAATCCTttcaaaaaatggaaaaaaagaatacttaatcctttcaaaaattataaaatcataaactaATTCTGCTGATATAATCTTATACAATTCAAACTGTAACTAAAATTCCCAAAGGCCTTGTGGCAAATGCCAATGCAAGCAGGCCAACCAGATAACTAAAGgatcaaaaatgaaattcaatgattcaattttaagtaaaaggatTAAGGCAAATTTCAatgattcaataaattaaattgaactccATTTGTATAAACTACATCAGCTGCTATTCAATCAATCCTCTACCATTGtcgccttttttttttccttttaaaaagtTGTCTTTTTTTTCGCTTCCATGAcaccaaaaaaatcattattaataaaattaatgaaaattaataagCCCATCGAAAAATCCTATCTAACTCAACTCAATTTCCCCTAAAGTTGATTCCTAAGGATTTCTCATTACGCACCCAAATCCTCTCAAAGATTATAAAAGAAACACCAAAAATCAAACTCTTTCCTCCCCAACGATAATTAGGCGTGATGGGGGAAGATGATGTGTTCCTTTCAACAACACCAAAAATCTTTTTATTGGATGGGAAAgcatgaaaaaaagaaaagaaaaccacaCTCACCTCTCTTGAGTTGTTGATTCTAGCACAAAGAAGAATaaatgatgaaaagaaaatttcccTCCCCTTTCTCTACTCTTTGATCAGCATTAGAAAAGAAGAGATTACAAAATTTCAGTCTACATTAAACCCAATCGCTGCaaaaaaatagttcaaaaaaatGGCGCATCGAAGCTGTCAgtcatttagaaaaaaaaaatgaaaacccaaaacaaGAATGATAAAGTAGATTAAGGTAAAACAAAAGGGCAAGTCAAATTTACTACAATTAAAACCACTTAATCCAAAGGGCATTAGGAATTTGCCTTTCTATTTTTTCGAaacaaaaaactgaaaattttgtAGCTGAATTACATGCCAAAAATACTCGCCTTCACAAGCCATAAGGGCAACTTAGCTACTTGTGTTTTTCCGACTCTTCTTCTTCCTTGATGCAAAGCTGCTCGGTCCGATTTCTATTTGGGGGATTTCAGCTGAAGAAAAACAAACTTTTATTTGGGGGATTTAAGGCGCACGACGGAGATGAGAAGTAGAGGGAGTAATGAGCGGGtaaccaaaaatcaatttttgggAGTGAGCGAGATTTTGATTACCTTTTATTTGCTTccacatttgcggcgttttaagaaaaaacgccacaactaaaatttaattcctACACTGAAACGACACCGtatcaaaaaattacaatgcATGTTTGTGGTGTTTTTTATCAAAACATCAGTAATGTCTATCTTTTGTGGTGTTTTtcctaaaaacgccactaagaaatttaaattcttttattgaaacggtgccgttttgggaaattttaatatatagtaATGGCATTTTTTGCtgaaaatgccgctaaagctcgcatattttttatatttaattattgtatctttcatataaattttacataaagaattattaaaattttaaataatatttaaaagaattagataatattataaattttagttttttatttcatttttatttttgtatttttttcttataatttggtcctatccaaattaaataattacctatatatccatatcaaatatatcaaatggtttagattaaatatttttaaatataaaagtattaattaattgtataaaattgtatcattaaacaaatctcaaataaaccttaaaccctaaattaaccattcaatatacataaagtctatctattatatatctcttaaataatataaatcacacataatttcaatatattaaatttattattatctcttttacaattatataagaacatatttaatatataaattaaaaaaactaattaatctaagcCCTAGAACTTAACCAGacccttgaaaccctaaatccctaactcttaaccctaAACTCCTAGCCCCTAaccataacccctaaaccttaaatcccaacccttaatccagaatccctaaatccatatataatccccaaaccttaaaatagtaactcctaaactggccttaaatctaaaattagcCATATACCGTAAAccatataaaccctaaactataatgataattaattaaatattttaaaattaatactatcttatcttttttcattatatatgaaattatttaatatataaatttaaaaacatatttaaaatataaattaaacaataattaatctaaacccaaaaccctaactcgacctatgaatccctaaaccctaaatctctaactcttaacccctaaacccttaacccctaatccttaacccctaaaccttaaatcccaacccttaaaccataatccctaaatccgtactccttaaattttaaaatagtaactcctaaatcggtcttaaatcttaaataaattatataccTTAAACCAAAAAtcctaaactatagtgataattaattcaatattttaaaattaatctcttttacgattatataaaaaattttaatatataaattaaaaaataatcaagaatcatgtacccaaaaactttaaaattgttttaaataatagtattttaatctttccatgtgttttatttcaaattatttctacgtgttattatttttttctaaaaattttaaatatttaattagaaataaattgaattttatttaattaatataaataaaccaattaagataaaatgggctttagcggcgctttatatagcggcgctttttcaaaaacgccgctaaaaacctgagcattagcggcgctttttcaaaaacgccactaaagccctgagcattagcggcgcccGAAAGGTAAGAAAACGATGCCGTTCGGATttggttttttgcggcgtttttcaaaaaacgcatctaatgctcatttttagcggcgtttttcaaaaaacaccgctaatactcgatctttagtggcgatttccataaaacgccgctaatactcaaTTTTTACCGgtgttttttgtccaaacgccgctaaaactgccgctaaaagcctattttggtgtagtgtattAAGTATTTGGTGACCAAGAAAAATGCCAAGCCAAGACTAATTCAGTGGATACTCTTGCTGCAGGAGTTTGATTTAGAAATGTGAGATAGAAAGGTGACTTAAAATCAAGTGGCTAATCACCTGTCAAGATTAGAAGTTGGAAATGAAGATGGCAATGACAAACTTTTTAAGGAAGAATTCCCAGACGAACTGTTAGTTGCCATGGCACTACCTTGGTATGTCGATATAGTGAACTTCTTAGTTAGTGGTTTGATGCCACCTGATCTCAATAGCCATAGAAgatagaaattccttcatgaagCCAGGCATTATTATTGGGATGAACCCTTCCTATTCAAGCATTATGTTGATCAGATAATTACGAAGTGTGTCCTTCATAATGAAATACACAGCATCCTACAACATTGTAATTCAACTCCTTTTAGAGGAAACTTTGAAGGAATGAGAACTATTGCCAAGGTACTCTAATCTGGTTTCTATTGGCCAAATCTATTCAAGGATGCCCATGAATTTTATAAGTCATGCGATCATTGTCAGAGGGTAGGCAATCTATCTAGAAGTCATGAAATGTTGCTGCAAAATATCTTAGAGATTGAtttgtttgatgtttggggAATAGAATTTATGAGGCCATTTCCACCATCATTGGGCAACCTATACATACTCATGGCAATGGGCTATGTCTCTAAGTGGGTCGAAGTTGTTGCTCTCCCTACTAATGATGCAAAGTGATGAAGTTCTTGCACAAGAACATCTTCATAAGGTTTGGAACACCATGAGCCATTGTTAGTGATGAAGGATCTCATTTTGATTGAAAGCTAGTGGCTAATGCCTTAAATAGGTATGGGGTAAACATAAGATTGTCACGGCATATCATCTCTAAACAAATGGACAAGCTGAGATTTCTAACAGAGAAATTAAGTAGATTTTGGGAAAAGTGATGAACCCAACTCGAAAGTATTGGTCCTTCAGACTAGTTGAAGCTTTACGGTCTTATCTTACTACATGTAAAACACCATTGGGGATGTCACCTTTTAAGCTTTTCTAGAAAAAGCAATGTCACCTACCTATTAAACTAGAGCACAAGGTATTTTGGGCCATTAAAAGGCTGAATGTGGATTGGATTGTTGCTGGACATAAAAGGTAGTAAGAGTTTAACGAAATAGAGGAATTtcgggcacaagcatacgaaaATGCTAAACTATACAAGTAGAAGACCAAGCACTGGCATGATAAGAGGATTATGCCACGACAATTTGAACTACGACAACAGGTGTTGTTGCTCAACTCTAGGCTCAAATTGTTCCCTGGTGAATTAAAATCTCGATGGTCAGGTCCCTTTGAAGTCGCCCAAGTATATCCTCATGGAGCTGTTGATGTCAAAGACGATAAGACTgggataatttttaatattaatggtCAACATTTAAAGCACTACTGGGGTGCTCATGTGGATCGAGACAAGCAGTCCATTGACCTTTGTGATGTTTAACCTCAGCatcttgataaattttttttatttttggtatttttaaatttctcctACTTATTTCACTTAacttgtttaataatttttgttcaCTTTGCAGTGCATGTATTTCTGTTTCCTTAATGACAATTGAGAAGTTGGGCCCCATATGCAACATTTTAGCCTAACAAAAATTTTTCTCAAACCTTTagcttcaatttttctatttcccccCAATTTCCAAATCCAATTACCCACATCAGGCCATGATTACCACCCATCCAATCACCCATATAACACCCACACTTACCACTTACAATGTCGTCGTTACCTTTACCTTTGCCCTAATCCCCACAAATTTTTCCTCACAGTTACCCTACCTCTTTTATCTCTCAAAGCTTCTTGTGCCTCTTCAGCAACTAAATAATTTCCCTTTACTCTTCTCAATCGACGTTTTCCA
This sequence is a window from Gossypium raimondii isolate GPD5lz chromosome 5, ASM2569854v1, whole genome shotgun sequence. Protein-coding genes within it:
- the LOC105766253 gene encoding flap endonuclease 1-like isoform X4, coding for MLMLRQLALLNSYDFDRQPPDLKKQELVKRYSKRANATKDLQEAMEVIPRLDGSVQRRTQRWPHVNFRLFSVNT
- the LOC105766253 gene encoding flap endonuclease 1-like isoform X3, coding for MACEGLLRTSKMLMLRQLALLNSYDFDRQPPDLKKQELVKRYSKRANATKDLQEAMEVIPRLDGSVQRRTQRWPHVNFRLFSVNT
- the LOC105766253 gene encoding uncharacterized protein LOC105766253 isoform X2 → MVSHFTICFLHHGDGEKVSLFTSFILPASSFGFLFSSDASYDFDRQPPDLKKQELVKRYSKRANATKDLQEAMEVIPRLDGSVQRRTQRWPHVNFRLFSVNT
- the LOC105766253 gene encoding uncharacterized protein LOC105766253 isoform X1; amino-acid sequence: MTFILHGCSIFPNTDIFCLMLPTRYHIPKAFYLLMLVVFSFSYDFDRQPPDLKKQELVKRYSKRANATKDLQEAMEVIPRLDGSVQRRTQRWPHVNFRLFSVNT